A genomic window from Archaeoglobus profundus DSM 5631 includes:
- a CDS encoding phosphoribosylanthranilate isomerase, with protein sequence MFVKICGIKSLEELEIVEKYANATGVVVECESKRRITLEKAREIIECANIPVFVVSTLTDLNAWMRVIEKTQAEYIQIHAEVSPDLVGKVKELDIKVMKAFRVPRLSENPERDAKSLIEKIELYDVDLILLDTGKGSGLIHDHRVSRIVAKEFDIILAGGLNPQNVAKIVEFVKPFGVDVSSGVEKNGRKDEKLVTDFVREVRRFES encoded by the coding sequence ATGTTCGTTAAAATCTGCGGTATCAAGAGCTTGGAGGAACTTGAGATCGTTGAGAAATACGCCAACGCTACTGGAGTTGTTGTTGAATGTGAATCCAAGCGCAGGATAACTCTTGAGAAAGCCAGAGAGATAATAGAATGTGCGAATATCCCCGTATTCGTAGTTTCAACTCTTACGGATTTGAATGCTTGGATGAGGGTTATCGAGAAGACTCAAGCTGAGTACATTCAGATTCATGCAGAAGTCTCACCGGATTTGGTCGGGAAGGTTAAGGAGTTGGATATTAAGGTTATGAAGGCTTTCAGAGTTCCAAGGCTCAGCGAAAATCCTGAGAGAGATGCAAAATCTTTGATTGAAAAGATTGAGCTTTACGATGTCGATCTGATCTTGCTCGACACAGGAAAAGGCTCAGGTTTAATACACGATCACAGAGTCAGCAGGATAGTTGCCAAGGAGTTCGACATTATTTTGGCTGGCGGTTTAAATCCTCAAAATGTTGCTAAGATAGTAGAATTCGTTAAACCTTTTGGAGTAGACGTTTCGAGCGGTGTCGAAAAGAACGGGAGGAAGGATGAAAAACTCGTTACAGATTTCGTTAGGGAGGTGAGGAGATTTGAAAGCTAA
- a CDS encoding aminodeoxychorismate/anthranilate synthase component II, producing the protein MIVLIDNRDSFVWNLAEYASIFTKVKVLPNTVSLAEIKKLNPKGIIISPGPSSPDSKRDVGISPKVVLEIDVPILGVCLGHQIIAHVFGGVVNRVKPMHGKSSVIKHDGEGIFKGVKNPIEVGRYHSLAVLKVPKGFKVTAKVIDDDLVMGIRSRDERIEGVQFHPESVLTPREEGLKMIRNFVEMCHVR; encoded by the coding sequence ATGATCGTGTTGATAGATAACAGAGACTCTTTCGTTTGGAACCTCGCAGAATACGCTTCGATCTTTACGAAGGTTAAAGTTTTGCCGAACACCGTAAGCTTGGCTGAGATAAAGAAGCTGAATCCGAAGGGAATAATAATATCCCCCGGTCCTAGTAGTCCAGATAGCAAGAGGGATGTTGGAATTAGTCCCAAGGTCGTTTTAGAGATAGACGTTCCGATTTTAGGCGTATGCTTAGGTCATCAGATAATCGCTCACGTTTTTGGTGGTGTCGTTAACAGGGTTAAGCCTATGCACGGTAAATCGAGCGTTATTAAACACGATGGAGAAGGAATATTCAAGGGAGTCAAAAATCCAATAGAGGTGGGGAGATATCACTCCCTAGCAGTTCTGAAAGTTCCTAAGGGTTTCAAGGTCACAGCTAAGGTTATCGACGATGATTTGGTCATGGGGATAAGGAGTAGGGATGAGAGAATTGAGGGTGTTCAGTTTCATCCTGAAAGCGTTTTGACGCCACGTGAGGAAGGTTTGAAGATGATAAGGAACTTCGTGGAGATGTGCCATGTTCGTTAA
- a CDS encoding anthranilate synthase component I — MLVKKLDYVNPLKLYNVLRDEDFPFILESAGKHERKARYTYVSANPDFIVEVDGKGTRVDGKLISKETNPFKALKGLRVRSVDGQRFNGGFVGYIAYDAVHNYIEGEIEEPSVFGFYSNVFVYDHISGIFYFLSLNKDDEKAKEAERIVRKAKRTKVENEEGFSDVIRCDADKDTFVEMVERAKEYVYSGDVFQVVISREYEVDTDFSPFQIYRNLRKINPSPYMFCLEFGKAVVGASPETMCSVEKNVVKVNPIAGTAPRGRSEEEDRAIAERLLADEKERAEHVMLVDLARNDVRKVSKAGSVRVTMFMKVLKYSHVQHIESEVVGELESDMFEAVEACFPAGTLTGAPKIRAMEIIDELEKSKRKVYGGCVGYFSVSGYADMAIAIRMVEIDDVCRVRAGAGIVADSNPEKEFFETGNKMSAVLKALRVVE, encoded by the coding sequence ATGCTCGTCAAGAAGCTTGACTACGTGAATCCCTTAAAGCTCTACAACGTTTTGAGAGATGAAGACTTCCCGTTCATTCTCGAATCCGCTGGAAAGCATGAAAGGAAGGCAAGATACACGTATGTCTCCGCAAATCCAGATTTCATTGTCGAGGTTGACGGAAAGGGAACGAGAGTCGATGGGAAGCTAATCAGCAAGGAAACGAACCCCTTCAAGGCTTTGAAAGGTTTGAGAGTGAGGAGTGTGGATGGACAGAGGTTCAACGGTGGATTTGTTGGATACATAGCCTACGATGCCGTCCATAACTATATCGAAGGTGAGATAGAGGAGCCATCGGTTTTCGGCTTTTACTCGAACGTCTTCGTTTACGATCACATCTCCGGCATCTTCTACTTCCTATCCCTTAACAAGGACGATGAAAAAGCTAAGGAGGCTGAAAGAATAGTTAGAAAGGCTAAGAGAACGAAGGTTGAGAATGAGGAAGGTTTTTCCGATGTGATTCGATGTGATGCGGATAAGGACACGTTTGTTGAGATGGTTGAAAGAGCTAAAGAATACGTTTACTCTGGTGATGTGTTTCAGGTTGTCATTTCGAGGGAATACGAGGTCGATACCGATTTTTCGCCTTTCCAGATTTACAGAAACTTGAGGAAGATTAATCCGAGTCCATACATGTTCTGCTTGGAGTTTGGGAAGGCTGTAGTCGGAGCTTCTCCAGAAACGATGTGCTCCGTTGAGAAGAACGTTGTTAAGGTTAATCCCATAGCTGGAACCGCTCCAAGAGGAAGGAGCGAGGAGGAAGATAGGGCAATTGCTGAGAGGCTTTTGGCTGATGAGAAGGAAAGGGCAGAGCATGTTATGTTGGTGGATTTGGCAAGAAACGACGTTAGAAAGGTCAGCAAAGCTGGAAGTGTGAGGGTTACGATGTTCATGAAGGTTTTGAAGTACAGCCACGTTCAGCATATTGAAAGTGAGGTTGTCGGAGAGCTTGAAAGCGATATGTTTGAAGCTGTGGAAGCTTGCTTTCCAGCTGGAACGCTTACAGGTGCACCGAAGATAAGAGCGATGGAGATCATAGACGAGCTTGAAAAGTCCAAAAGGAAGGTTTACGGGGGATGTGTAGGTTACTTTTCAGTTAGTGGATACGCAGACATGGCTATCGCAATCAGAATGGTCGAAATAGATGACGTTTGCAGGGTTAGGGCTGGAGCAGGGATAGTTGCAGACTCAAATCCAGAGAAGGAATTCTTCGAAACTGGGAACAAGATGTCCGCAGTTTTGAAGGCTTTAAGGGTGGTAGAATGA
- the trpD gene encoding anthranilate phosphoribosyltransferase, whose protein sequence is MLEKIVEGKNLSFEEAYEIFNQLIEETPIRIAGILTALQTKGYTAEELAGFAKAMRDKAVKLDLGDVIDTCGTGGDRSFTINVSTASAIILSCFTRVAKHGNVSITSKSGSANLLEALGINYRLNPDQAKALIEKTNFTFLFAPLYHPTLKGVMPVRKELGIKTIFNVLGPLANPANPSYQIIGVSSPDLVDKVANALEFLGVERAYVVYGDGLDEVNPKGETVVVEVNEGIEKFKLEPEDFGLKPVDIKPCHSPEESAERIRAVLAGKGKEEDRNFVLINSALALNLLKDDLRECVEVIEGVLGEIAIKKLEEIVCSSRSLTT, encoded by the coding sequence ATGCTTGAGAAGATTGTTGAGGGCAAGAATTTGAGCTTTGAAGAGGCTTACGAGATCTTCAATCAGCTGATAGAGGAAACTCCGATCAGGATCGCTGGAATTCTCACAGCATTACAAACCAAAGGATACACCGCTGAAGAACTTGCTGGATTTGCCAAAGCCATGAGAGACAAAGCCGTAAAACTCGATTTGGGCGATGTTATCGATACATGTGGAACAGGTGGTGATAGATCATTCACAATCAACGTCAGCACCGCAAGTGCAATAATCCTCTCGTGCTTCACGAGGGTTGCTAAGCACGGAAACGTCTCAATAACTTCGAAGAGCGGTTCCGCAAACCTCTTAGAAGCTTTAGGCATAAACTATAGGCTAAATCCAGATCAGGCAAAGGCTTTGATCGAGAAAACGAACTTCACGTTTCTTTTCGCTCCGCTCTACCATCCAACCCTCAAAGGTGTAATGCCAGTCAGAAAGGAACTTGGCATAAAGACAATATTCAACGTTTTAGGACCTCTGGCAAATCCAGCAAATCCATCATACCAGATAATAGGTGTAAGCTCTCCAGATTTGGTTGATAAGGTCGCAAACGCCTTAGAGTTTTTGGGTGTTGAGAGGGCTTATGTAGTTTATGGCGACGGCTTAGATGAGGTTAATCCCAAAGGAGAAACTGTCGTTGTTGAAGTAAATGAGGGAATAGAGAAGTTCAAGCTCGAACCAGAGGATTTCGGGCTTAAGCCAGTCGATATAAAGCCTTGTCACTCGCCAGAGGAGAGTGCGGAGAGGATTAGGGCTGTACTCGCTGGGAAAGGGAAAGAGGAGGATAGGAACTTCGTTCTGATAAACTCCGCTTTAGCTCTTAACCTTCTGAAAGACGATCTCAGGGAGTGTGTTGAAGTTATCGAGGGCGTTTTGGGTGAAATTGCAATAAAGAAGCTGGAGGAGATAGTATGCTCGTCAAGAAGCTTGACTACGTGA